In Edaphobacter paludis, a single window of DNA contains:
- a CDS encoding sugar transferase: MATPDYLQQVIVSARARAVRDRRTYSTRFGLFRRPSVTSMVWASLDLLTIFLAVILALRVRIALPPQVHVLYVVPDLIEASPRVLFLYIGWFAACLIFFARSYGLYGPIQNRSGLHEQRMTVQASLMSGLLLCGALYLFNGIAVSRIVVALVVLFSAVLLCVRRAVWRRMAYKRFREGIETRNVLIVGAGRVGYALRNHLESLNHLGFRFKGFVALTEREAESGDADVIGDVRNCLSLARSLFVDEIFFSVPADKKLVIGMVEEARTAGIDVRVVPDMYDGLAWNAPVEYIGQFPTIPLHRRDFPMGAFLLKRAMDIVLASAALVVASPVMLAIAIAIRWDSKGTIFYGAERIGRKGRTFCCYKFRTMVKDAEKLKADLEHMNERDGILFKIANDPRITRVGAVLRKYSLDELPQFYNVLRGDMSLVGPRPPMAAEVEQYDLAHLRRLDVLPGITGLWQVEARQDPSFDSYISLDTAYVENWSLWLDLKILARTVHVVLSGTGT; this comes from the coding sequence ATGGCGACACCGGATTATCTGCAACAGGTTATCGTTTCGGCACGCGCGAGGGCTGTCCGCGACCGACGTACTTATTCGACGCGATTTGGATTATTTCGCAGGCCATCGGTGACCAGCATGGTGTGGGCATCGCTGGATCTGCTGACTATTTTTTTGGCCGTGATTCTGGCGCTGCGCGTTCGGATTGCGTTGCCACCGCAGGTTCACGTGCTGTATGTCGTGCCCGACCTGATCGAGGCATCGCCTCGGGTCCTGTTTTTGTATATTGGCTGGTTTGCGGCTTGCCTCATCTTCTTTGCTCGTTCGTATGGACTGTACGGTCCCATACAAAACCGCAGTGGCCTGCATGAACAGAGGATGACGGTGCAGGCGTCCTTGATGTCGGGGCTTCTGCTGTGCGGCGCGCTGTATTTGTTCAATGGGATTGCGGTCTCACGTATTGTGGTTGCGCTGGTCGTGCTGTTTTCGGCGGTGTTGTTGTGCGTGCGCCGGGCGGTGTGGCGGCGGATGGCCTATAAGCGCTTCCGGGAGGGCATAGAGACGCGTAACGTGCTGATTGTGGGCGCGGGCCGGGTGGGGTATGCACTGCGGAACCATCTGGAGTCATTGAACCATCTGGGATTCCGCTTCAAAGGGTTTGTAGCGCTGACCGAACGGGAGGCGGAGTCCGGCGACGCCGACGTGATTGGTGATGTACGCAACTGCCTTTCGCTGGCGCGGTCGTTGTTTGTGGATGAGATTTTCTTTTCCGTTCCTGCAGATAAGAAACTGGTCATCGGCATGGTGGAAGAAGCACGCACGGCCGGGATTGATGTCCGCGTTGTGCCGGACATGTATGACGGGCTGGCGTGGAATGCGCCGGTCGAATATATCGGCCAGTTTCCGACGATTCCGCTGCACCGCCGGGATTTCCCCATGGGCGCATTTCTGTTGAAACGCGCGATGGATATAGTTCTGGCATCGGCTGCGCTGGTGGTGGCCTCCCCTGTGATGCTGGCGATTGCCATTGCTATTCGCTGGGACTCCAAGGGAACGATCTTTTATGGAGCGGAGCGAATTGGACGGAAGGGGCGGACGTTCTGCTGCTACAAATTCCGGACCATGGTAAAAGATGCCGAGAAGTTGAAGGCCGATCTGGAGCATATGAATGAGAGAGACGGCATTCTCTTCAAGATTGCCAACGATCCCCGCATCACGCGAGTGGGAGCAGTGCTGCGAAAATATTCGCTGGATGAGCTGCCGCAGTTTTATAACGTGCTGCGCGGAGATATGAGCCTGGTGGGTCCGCGGCCTCCCATGGCTGCCGAGGTCGAGCAGTATGACCTGGCGCACCTGCGCAGGCTGGATGTGCTGCCAGGAATTACCGGGCTTTGGCAGGTGGAGGCCCGACAGGACCCGTCGTTCGACAGCTATATCTCGCTGGATACGGCTTATGTGGAGAACTGGAGCCTCTGGCTTGACCTAAAGATTCTGGCGCGAACGGTGCATGTAGTGTTGAGCGGAACGGGCACCTAA
- a CDS encoding NAD+ synthase has translation MKIALAQINPTVGDFAGNTKKILEYAARAHEQGVSLVIFPELAVCGYPPADFLEKASFIARADQGAAEIASWTAGSGRPAILCGTVMPTQSPVGKRVRNVAALLRGGHVSFVQQKMLLPFYDVFDEQRYFEPAVEQTLTVFDGQPLAITICEDAWNDKGFWPRPMYQVDPVEALMGQWGAQPDDLAGKQRIILNISASPYWQGKPEVRQKMLAALAERHGAYVAMVNQVGGNDGLVFDGSSLVIGPKGRVLARGSSFAEDLVIFDTVGFGSGATAASAPASDETAEVWKALVLGTRDYVRKCGFTRAVVGLSGGIDSALVAAIAVEALGAENVLGVGMPSEYSSLGSIEDARALAKNLGVRFELLPIHDVFAQYQQTLRPLFEGTPFGLAEENLQARIRGSLLMALANKFGSLVLTTGNKSEMSTGYCTLYGDMVGALAVIGDVMKTKVYKLSRYVNRKREVIPWATIEKPPSAELRPEQRDTDSLPPYEVLDPILEAYVERYCSAEQIAEEQEVDVALVRSVLQLVERSEYKRQQAAPVLKVTRKSFGTGRRFPIAVRVQV, from the coding sequence GTGAAGATAGCTCTCGCGCAGATTAATCCGACGGTTGGGGACTTCGCCGGGAATACCAAAAAGATACTTGAATATGCTGCACGCGCTCATGAACAGGGCGTGAGCCTGGTTATCTTTCCGGAGCTTGCGGTATGCGGATATCCGCCCGCTGATTTTCTGGAGAAGGCTTCCTTTATCGCCCGTGCGGATCAGGGGGCGGCAGAGATTGCTTCATGGACGGCAGGGAGCGGGCGTCCGGCGATTTTGTGCGGAACGGTGATGCCGACTCAATCGCCCGTAGGCAAGCGCGTGCGCAATGTGGCTGCATTACTGCGTGGCGGACACGTTAGTTTTGTGCAGCAGAAGATGCTGCTGCCGTTCTATGACGTGTTCGATGAGCAGCGCTACTTTGAGCCTGCGGTTGAGCAGACCCTGACGGTTTTTGATGGACAACCGCTGGCGATTACGATCTGCGAGGATGCCTGGAACGATAAGGGATTCTGGCCGCGGCCCATGTACCAGGTAGATCCGGTGGAGGCCCTGATGGGGCAGTGGGGCGCGCAGCCGGACGATTTGGCTGGAAAGCAGCGGATTATCTTGAATATTTCAGCGTCGCCGTACTGGCAGGGTAAGCCCGAGGTGCGACAGAAGATGCTGGCGGCTCTGGCGGAGCGCCATGGCGCTTACGTCGCTATGGTGAACCAGGTGGGCGGTAACGATGGATTGGTCTTTGATGGCTCATCGCTCGTGATTGGGCCAAAGGGTCGCGTCCTGGCACGGGGAAGTTCGTTCGCTGAGGACCTTGTGATCTTTGATACTGTGGGCTTTGGGTCTGGCGCGACGGCAGCTAGTGCTCCTGCGTCGGATGAGACTGCGGAGGTTTGGAAGGCTCTGGTGCTGGGGACGCGGGACTATGTGCGCAAGTGCGGATTTACCAGGGCGGTGGTGGGACTGAGCGGAGGCATCGATTCGGCGCTGGTGGCGGCGATTGCGGTGGAGGCGCTGGGGGCGGAGAACGTCCTTGGAGTAGGAATGCCGAGCGAGTATTCTTCTCTGGGATCGATTGAAGATGCGAGGGCCTTGGCGAAGAATCTTGGAGTGAGGTTCGAGCTGTTGCCGATCCATGATGTGTTTGCTCAGTATCAACAGACATTGAGGCCTCTCTTTGAAGGAACGCCGTTTGGGCTGGCGGAAGAGAATTTGCAGGCCCGGATACGCGGCTCGCTGCTGATGGCGTTGGCGAACAAGTTCGGTTCACTGGTGCTGACGACGGGCAATAAGAGCGAGATGTCGACGGGCTATTGCACGCTTTACGGTGATATGGTGGGCGCGCTGGCAGTGATTGGCGACGTAATGAAGACGAAGGTCTACAAGCTGAGCCGGTATGTGAACCGGAAGCGCGAGGTGATCCCATGGGCGACGATCGAGAAGCCGCCGTCGGCAGAGTTGCGGCCAGAGCAACGGGATACGGACTCGTTACCACCCTATGAGGTGCTGGACCCGATCCTGGAGGCCTACGTGGAACGATACTGTTCCGCCGAACAGATTGCGGAGGAGCAGGAGGTTGACGTTGCTCTGGTACGGTCCGTCCTACAATTGGTTGAGCGCAGCGAATACAAGCGGCAGCAGGCGGCGCCGGTGCTGAAGGTAACAAGAAAATCGTTTGGAACGGGCCGCCGGTTTCCCATAGCGGTCCGGGTTCAGGTGTAA